A genomic window from Candidatus Saccharibacteria bacterium includes:
- a CDS encoding FtsX-like permease family protein translates to MKFWDIVRGANSNLLRNKGRSFLTILAIFIGSFTIIMTTGVNNGVNTYIDKQMNSAGGEGYLEIMRASTTTSGLSGMSNEVQEYSAEDESMASLIITSKDIDKIRAVDGVESAKMWAMLQADYVTSPNTDKKFTIEVATLPSDTINLDMAAGRAVDIDSATPEIVIADKYVKPLGFSSNEDAVGKKVKIAVTNQISGEMSEVELTISGVTNPSVIGMGRSWVNDRGSHALSDRVLAGMPAEYRNQSYFAMAQLKDDWLSDEKTQQVKDDLKDMGFTAMTVEDQVGIVKTFFDAVTMILTIFGVIALLAASIGIINTLFMAVQERTREIGLMKAMGLGRGKIFAMFSWEAVMLGFWGAALGVGLAYLIKVIINPIAAETFLSGLPGFTLIEFNPVTLTVIVAIVMTIGFLAGTLPARRASKKDPIEALRYE, encoded by the coding sequence ATGAAATTCTGGGATATTGTGAGGGGCGCTAACTCAAATCTATTGCGTAACAAAGGCCGCTCCTTTCTGACGATTTTGGCTATCTTTATCGGCTCGTTTACTATCATCATGACGACGGGCGTTAATAATGGCGTTAATACCTATATCGACAAACAAATGAATAGCGCAGGCGGCGAAGGCTACTTAGAAATTATGCGTGCATCAACGACAACGAGTGGCCTCAGTGGCATGAGCAACGAAGTCCAAGAATACAGCGCCGAAGACGAATCGATGGCATCGTTGATCATTACCAGCAAAGATATCGACAAGATTCGGGCGGTTGATGGTGTGGAGTCTGCCAAGATGTGGGCTATGTTGCAGGCTGATTATGTGACGAGTCCTAACACAGACAAAAAGTTTACGATCGAGGTGGCTACCTTGCCGAGCGATACAATTAATCTGGATATGGCGGCCGGTCGTGCCGTTGACATCGATAGCGCCACTCCGGAGATCGTTATTGCCGACAAATATGTGAAACCTCTCGGTTTTAGTAGTAACGAGGACGCGGTTGGCAAAAAAGTCAAAATTGCCGTTACAAACCAAATTAGCGGCGAAATGAGCGAAGTTGAACTGACCATCAGTGGTGTTACTAACCCTAGTGTTATTGGCATGGGTCGCAGCTGGGTGAATGATCGAGGTAGCCATGCGCTGAGCGATCGAGTACTCGCAGGTATGCCGGCCGAATATAGAAATCAGTCCTACTTTGCCATGGCGCAGCTAAAAGATGATTGGCTGAGCGATGAGAAAACCCAGCAAGTCAAAGACGATCTGAAAGATATGGGCTTTACCGCTATGACGGTTGAGGATCAGGTCGGTATAGTCAAAACGTTCTTTGACGCAGTGACGATGATACTGACTATCTTTGGTGTCATTGCCTTACTGGCGGCGTCGATCGGTATCATTAACACGCTATTTATGGCGGTCCAGGAACGCACTCGCGAAATTGGCCTCATGAAAGCTATGGGTCTAGGACGCGGTAAGATCTTCGCGATGTTTTCGTGGGAGGCTGTCATGCTCGGGTTCTGGGGCGCAGCGCTCGGTGTTGGTCTCGCCTATCTCATCAAGGTGATCATCAATCCTATAGCGGCTGAGACATTCCTGAGCGGATTGCCAGGCTTTACCTTGATAGAGTTTAACCCGGTTACATTGACTGTCATTGTAGCGATCGTGATGACGATTGGATTCTTGGCCGGCACCTTGCCCGCCCGCCGCGCGAGCAAAAAAGATCCGATCGAAGCTTTGCGTTACGAGTAG
- a CDS encoding ABC transporter ATP-binding protein: MSETTIIKTTNLTKVYGKKSAAFTALDNVNLDIKRGESVAIIGKSGSGKSTLMHLLALLDKPTSGTIEISGKDSTKLKNRQINRLRNRRFGFVFQQFFMNSRDSVLNNVMLPLRIAGIKPSERKRRALEALEIVDLADKAKSRANDLSGGQKQRVCIARALVNNPAVIFADEPTGNLDSTTGKLVEDLLFSLNKEKDITLIIVTHDEDLANRCHRQIHIKDGQLLAEPRKGAKK, from the coding sequence ATGAGCGAAACAACTATTATAAAGACAACGAATTTGACCAAAGTATATGGCAAAAAGTCGGCAGCATTCACGGCACTCGATAATGTCAATCTAGATATCAAACGCGGCGAATCGGTGGCAATTATTGGCAAGAGCGGCTCGGGCAAATCGACCTTGATGCATTTGTTGGCCCTGCTCGATAAACCAACTTCGGGTACGATAGAAATTAGCGGCAAAGACTCGACAAAGCTAAAAAATCGCCAGATCAATCGTCTGCGTAATCGTCGTTTTGGTTTTGTCTTTCAACAGTTTTTCATGAATTCGCGCGATTCAGTACTGAATAACGTCATGCTTCCCCTCAGAATTGCCGGCATAAAACCGTCTGAACGAAAAAGACGCGCACTCGAAGCTCTCGAGATTGTTGATCTAGCTGACAAGGCCAAAAGCCGTGCTAATGATCTGTCGGGTGGACAGAAACAGCGTGTGTGTATCGCGAGAGCTCTCGTTAATAACCCGGCCGTGATTTTTGCCGACGAACCGACGGGTAATCTCGATTCGACTACCGGTAAACTGGTCGAAGACCTGCTGTTTAGTCTCAACAAAGAGAAAGACATTACGTTGATCATAGTGACACACGACGAGGATCTGGCGAATCGTTGCCATAGGCAAATTCATATCAAGGATGGACAGTTATTAGCCGAACCGCGGAAAGGAGCAAAAAAATGA
- a CDS encoding class I SAM-dependent RNA methyltransferase produces MKQLSTETITLDKIVGGGQAIGELPDGRKVFVWGGLPGETVTIQLTKLKKSYAEGIVTEVITASPDRIEPRDSEAYLSTSPWQIMNFAVEQHLKSTLVKEAFALSHIDIDAPVSVITDDNFYHYRNKMEYSLWWDNETELISLAFHLRGTHQKAPISQSSIERPEIFARASQIVEKLNREGGEARRYQSLLVRSNQSGDVSSALFEKHQPHPSMNLLTDNVLGYHYSYSPNGFFQINLPVYELALQEIAKHITTDHVIDMYAGVGTIGLSIARDRKLRLVETDKSAFDEMLRNIPTKATNIHPIHAKSEQALEHIASDATIILDPPRAGLHQTVVDRLLETTPPQIIYLSCNPVTQSARHCAATRKISCDTGAAV; encoded by the coding sequence GTGAAGCAGCTCAGTACTGAAACAATTACGTTAGACAAAATTGTTGGCGGTGGCCAAGCTATTGGTGAACTGCCGGACGGACGAAAAGTATTTGTCTGGGGAGGATTACCGGGCGAAACGGTTACTATTCAATTAACCAAACTCAAAAAGTCCTACGCCGAAGGTATTGTGACCGAAGTCATCACAGCTAGTCCAGATCGAATCGAACCGCGTGATTCCGAGGCATACCTATCGACTAGTCCGTGGCAAATCATGAATTTTGCAGTCGAGCAACACCTCAAAAGTACATTAGTCAAAGAAGCATTCGCATTATCCCATATCGATATCGACGCTCCAGTATCAGTTATTACCGATGACAATTTCTATCATTATCGCAACAAAATGGAGTATTCGTTATGGTGGGATAATGAAACGGAATTAATTTCACTCGCTTTTCATCTGCGCGGCACTCATCAGAAAGCTCCGATTAGTCAATCGTCGATCGAGCGACCAGAAATTTTTGCGAGAGCCAGTCAAATCGTCGAAAAGCTAAACAGAGAAGGCGGCGAAGCCAGGCGTTATCAGTCGCTACTCGTCCGCAGCAATCAATCTGGCGATGTATCGAGCGCATTGTTTGAAAAGCATCAACCACACCCCTCAATGAATCTCCTTACCGACAACGTGCTCGGCTACCATTATTCCTATTCGCCTAACGGCTTTTTCCAGATTAATTTGCCCGTTTATGAACTGGCGCTCCAGGAAATCGCAAAACATATCACAACCGACCATGTCATTGATATGTATGCTGGTGTCGGTACGATCGGTTTGTCGATAGCCCGCGATCGAAAATTGAGACTGGTCGAAACCGATAAAAGCGCGTTCGATGAAATGCTCCGCAACATTCCGACCAAGGCCACAAACATTCATCCTATTCATGCCAAGAGCGAACAAGCACTCGAACACATTGCCAGCGATGCGACTATCATCCTCGATCCGCCGCGCGCCGGTTTACATCAAACCGTGGTTGATCGTTTACTAGAAACAACTCCGCCTCAAATTATTTATTTGTCGTGCAATCCCGTTACTCAAAGCGCGCGACATTGCGCCGCTACTCGAAAAATATCATGTGACACTGGTGCAGCCGTTTAA
- a CDS encoding ATP-dependent helicase, which produces MSFDTKFLDNYRSLNEAQRLAVDQIDGPVIVVAGPGTGKTQLLAMRVGNILRQTDTDPSSILCLTFTESAAANMTERMAAIFGPTAYQVTVNTFHGLGSEIISRHSEHFYNGAIFKPADELTAGQVVQEILAGLPHSNPLTKVFNDKFTYLDKVTRAISDIKRAGLLPEEMHLLLEQNLAFCRQASPIISEIFAERITKKTIDAASSVLNDLETIVSDYKQLSFVNEPPLAEVIVNSFKSAIEDAETSGKTNSLTAWKKSNLETNDKGKHVLKDQTRTEILAAVSGVYAEYLRRMDVHQLYDYDDMILRVIQAVETSPALKADLQEKYQYILVDEFQDTNDSQMRLLKNLTDFDNHPNVMVVGDDDQAIFRFQGADISNIMSFHDTYPDSDPIVLTNNYRSGRHILDAASNVAGQIGERLSTSLGFEKQLIDAKPVDTIVRQVLANTEEHENANLVSMIEQEIKAGRSPADIAVIARKHKDLISLLPFLAKANIPVNYERENDVLASEPIVALEQLVRVVISLAGREDDMVDTLLPELLSHPAWQLSPQDIWQISLAANRDHKYWLEILLEYSDQTKAIGEWIIKMSAFSHHTPLETMLDWLFGNETAADESFTSPLYKYFFAEERLAGDPTAYLTFLSNISTLRNALRDYRPDNTSNPLLYEFLSLIDAYRSLGKRLVAVTAIGGHDRLNLLTVHKAKGMEFDSVYIVNASSNMWGQKSRGNNSSITFPGNMPFQPAGDSSDEQLRLLFVAMTRARRQLTISSHQLSPTGKPLLPLEYIIDDDTIAVESLPEPTIPELEDQLETAWHAALTSTTGTDQRQTLLDTLSDKLARYRLSATDLNRFIDIPDGGPQGFLMQSLLKFPSARTAPLVFGTAMHATLQRSHTHLTVHGHAKPLEDVLGDFETILRGESLSDRDFEFYLQKGLDDLKVFYDQRISSFTPAQMTEFDFYSDNIMIGEARLTGKLDLIDIDKDDKTLIVTDYKTGKAPLSWKGKTDYEKIKLHRYRRQLLFYKLLVERSSQFKNYTMERGVLEFVEPVDGEIRRLELDYSEVDMDDFVNIIHAVWRFIMTLDLPDISQFSADYKGILEFEDFLRLYYSNSIDI; this is translated from the coding sequence ATGAGTTTTGATACAAAGTTTCTAGATAATTACAGAAGTCTCAACGAGGCGCAGCGTCTAGCCGTTGACCAAATCGACGGGCCAGTTATCGTGGTCGCTGGTCCGGGCACCGGAAAAACCCAGCTGCTCGCCATGCGCGTTGGCAACATCTTGAGACAAACCGACACCGATCCTAGCAGTATTTTATGTTTGACCTTTACCGAATCCGCCGCCGCTAACATGACAGAGCGTATGGCCGCCATCTTTGGCCCAACCGCCTACCAGGTCACCGTCAACACCTTTCACGGTCTAGGCTCGGAAATCATTAGCCGACATAGCGAGCATTTTTATAACGGGGCAATTTTTAAACCTGCCGATGAATTGACCGCTGGTCAAGTGGTTCAGGAAATCCTAGCCGGACTGCCGCATTCCAATCCGCTGACCAAAGTTTTCAATGATAAATTCACCTATTTGGACAAGGTCACTAGGGCGATTTCCGACATCAAACGCGCTGGTCTATTGCCCGAGGAAATGCATCTTTTACTAGAACAAAACCTAGCTTTTTGCCGCCAAGCTAGTCCGATCATTAGCGAAATTTTTGCCGAACGTATTACCAAAAAGACTATAGATGCTGCCAGCTCCGTCCTAAACGATCTCGAAACTATAGTGTCTGACTACAAACAACTGAGTTTTGTGAACGAACCACCGCTCGCCGAAGTCATCGTAAATAGTTTCAAATCCGCCATTGAAGACGCCGAGACCTCAGGCAAAACCAACTCTCTGACCGCCTGGAAAAAGTCCAATCTAGAGACGAACGACAAAGGCAAACACGTCCTTAAAGACCAGACGAGAACCGAGATCCTCGCCGCCGTCAGCGGTGTGTACGCCGAATATCTGCGGCGTATGGACGTCCATCAACTCTACGATTATGACGACATGATCTTGCGCGTCATCCAAGCCGTCGAAACCTCTCCGGCGCTCAAGGCGGATCTACAGGAAAAATACCAATATATCCTAGTCGACGAGTTTCAGGATACCAACGACAGCCAGATGCGTCTATTAAAAAACCTAACCGATTTCGATAATCATCCCAATGTCATGGTGGTGGGTGACGACGATCAGGCTATCTTTCGTTTCCAAGGTGCCGACATCTCGAACATCATGTCGTTCCATGACACCTATCCTGATTCTGACCCGATCGTTCTTACTAACAATTATCGTAGTGGTCGTCATATCCTCGACGCCGCCAGCAATGTCGCCGGGCAGATCGGCGAACGACTCAGCACCAGCCTAGGTTTTGAAAAGCAATTGATCGACGCCAAACCGGTAGACACCATCGTCCGCCAAGTCCTAGCCAACACCGAGGAGCACGAGAACGCCAATCTCGTTTCGATGATCGAGCAGGAGATAAAGGCCGGACGCAGCCCAGCTGATATTGCCGTGATCGCGCGTAAACATAAAGACCTAATTAGCCTGTTGCCATTTTTAGCCAAAGCTAATATCCCAGTCAATTACGAACGCGAGAACGACGTCCTGGCCAGCGAACCTATCGTCGCCCTTGAACAGCTAGTTCGCGTGGTGATCAGCCTGGCAGGCCGCGAAGATGATATGGTTGACACATTGCTACCCGAGCTGCTCAGCCATCCAGCCTGGCAATTATCTCCGCAGGACATTTGGCAGATCAGTCTAGCCGCCAACCGCGATCATAAATACTGGCTAGAAATTTTACTAGAATACTCCGACCAAACAAAAGCTATCGGCGAATGGATAATTAAAATGAGCGCATTTTCACACCATACGCCGCTCGAAACCATGCTCGATTGGCTGTTTGGCAATGAAACTGCAGCCGATGAAAGCTTTACTTCGCCACTTTATAAATATTTCTTTGCCGAGGAGCGACTAGCGGGTGATCCGACGGCTTATTTAACATTTTTATCGAACATCAGCACCCTGCGCAACGCGCTGCGCGATTATCGCCCAGACAACACTTCTAATCCGTTACTCTACGAATTCTTGAGCCTAATTGATGCCTACCGATCACTCGGCAAGCGCCTCGTCGCCGTGACGGCTATCGGCGGTCATGATCGGCTAAATCTACTGACCGTACACAAAGCCAAAGGCATGGAATTTGATAGCGTTTATATCGTCAATGCTTCGTCAAACATGTGGGGACAGAAATCACGCGGTAATAATTCGTCGATTACTTTTCCTGGTAATATGCCGTTTCAGCCAGCTGGTGATAGTAGCGACGAACAACTACGCTTGTTATTCGTGGCGATGACTCGCGCCAGACGTCAACTGACCATTAGCTCGCATCAGCTCAGCCCGACCGGCAAACCGTTGTTGCCGCTAGAATACATCATTGACGACGACACTATAGCTGTCGAATCGTTGCCCGAGCCGACCATTCCGGAACTCGAGGATCAGCTAGAAACCGCCTGGCACGCAGCTCTAACTAGCACCACCGGCACCGACCAACGTCAAACCTTGCTCGATACGCTATCGGACAAATTAGCACGCTATCGACTCAGCGCTACCGACCTAAACCGCTTTATCGATATTCCCGACGGCGGACCGCAGGGCTTTTTGATGCAGAGTTTATTAAAATTCCCGAGTGCTCGCACCGCGCCGCTGGTTTTTGGCACAGCCATGCACGCCACCCTGCAACGCAGCCATACTCACTTGACCGTCCATGGCCACGCTAAACCGCTCGAGGATGTCCTAGGCGATTTCGAGACCATACTACGCGGCGAATCACTGAGCGATCGCGATTTTGAGTTCTATTTACAAAAAGGTCTGGACGATCTAAAAGTATTTTACGACCAACGCATTTCGAGCTTCACGCCTGCCCAAATGACTGAATTCGATTTCTATAGTGACAATATCATGATAGGCGAGGCGCGCCTCACCGGCAAACTTGACCTGATTGACATCGACAAAGACGACAAAACCCTGATCGTTACCGATTACAAAACTGGCAAAGCGCCGCTATCGTGGAAGGGTAAAACCGATTACGAAAAGATCAAACTGCACAGGTATCGTCGCCAGTTACTGTTCTATAAATTATTGGTTGAACGATCCTCACAGTTCAAAAATTATACGATGGAACGCGGCGTATTGGAGTTCGTCGAGCCGGTAGACGGCGAGATTAGACGGCTCGAACTCGACTATAGCGAGGTAGATATGGACGACTTTGTGAACATCATCCACGCTGTCTGGCGGTTCATTATGACGCTAGACCTACCCGACATCAGTCAATTTTCGGCAGATTACAAGGGAATTCTAGAATTTGAAGACTTTTTGAGACTTTATTACTCAAATAGTATTGACATTTGA
- a CDS encoding tRNA-dihydrouridine synthase — MMNFWNDLPQPFFILAPMEDVTDVVFRHVVKQAAAPDVFFTEFTNATGWVHAGQKAIGNRLVKADDEYPLVAQIWGGEPGDMEKLAAHCLELGFHGIDINMGCPAKSAVKSGGSALIRKPDIAVASIAAAKTAGLPVSVKTRLGYTSVEEWREWLTVLLQQDIVNLTIHLRTKKEMSKVPAHFDLIDDIIALRDQIAPHTKLTINGDIADRQQGMKLHQDHPGIDGIMIGRGIFHNPFAFEKEPRTHDQQELLDLLGIHLDLFDQYNIDMSRRFDPLKRFFKIYVKDFPGAKEMREQLIQATTTNEARAIIASALAATMTAP; from the coding sequence ATGATGAACTTTTGGAATGATTTGCCGCAGCCATTTTTTATTTTGGCGCCGATGGAAGACGTAACGGACGTTGTTTTTCGTCACGTCGTCAAACAGGCCGCCGCACCCGACGTATTTTTCACCGAGTTCACCAATGCGACCGGCTGGGTGCACGCTGGCCAAAAGGCCATCGGCAATCGTCTCGTCAAGGCTGACGATGAATATCCATTAGTCGCCCAGATCTGGGGCGGGGAACCAGGCGATATGGAAAAGCTGGCGGCGCATTGCCTCGAACTTGGTTTTCACGGTATCGATATCAACATGGGCTGTCCCGCGAAATCGGCCGTCAAATCGGGCGGTTCGGCCTTGATCCGCAAACCCGATATCGCCGTTGCCTCGATTGCCGCCGCTAAAACCGCCGGGTTGCCAGTCAGTGTCAAAACTCGTCTCGGTTATACGTCCGTAGAAGAGTGGCGCGAGTGGCTCACGGTTCTATTGCAACAGGACATTGTCAATCTGACGATTCATTTACGCACCAAAAAAGAAATGAGCAAAGTTCCAGCCCATTTTGACTTGATCGACGACATCATTGCACTTCGCGACCAAATCGCTCCGCACACGAAACTGACCATAAACGGCGATATAGCCGACCGACAACAGGGAATGAAATTGCATCAGGATCATCCCGGTATTGATGGCATCATGATCGGACGCGGCATTTTTCATAATCCATTTGCGTTTGAAAAAGAGCCGCGAACCCATGACCAACAGGAACTCCTCGATCTACTAGGCATCCATTTAGATTTGTTTGATCAATATAATATCGATATGTCGCGCAGATTCGATCCCTTGAAACGCTTTTTCAAAATCTATGTCAAAGATTTTCCCGGTGCCAAGGAAATGCGCGAGCAATTGATACAGGCGACAACTACCAACGAAGCTCGCGCCATTATTGCATCAGCGCTGGCGGCGACTATGACGGCGCCGTAA
- a CDS encoding 1-acyl-sn-glycerol-3-phosphate acyltransferase produces MRERDPNVAAYVRNYQRLYPMARLAVNVSRRLNVTGTENIPAGPAVIAANHSSIFDPLYLALAYYEETQEPLRFLAKRGYFDGKGTDDKGKFGQVVKFVMNATGQIPVDRGGRGNGGAALDAAVQALTNDEHAIGIFPEGTLAEPGKQARFHAGAAQIALRANVPLVPVAITPDRDTNGELKPDGWLSAINVRFGEPVDTESHSNGLHHIHQSAAEARFVTTDLEASLAALTGYTRTGAFAKPGELRRRHSRRQR; encoded by the coding sequence ATGAGAGAACGAGACCCAAATGTTGCGGCCTATGTGAGGAATTACCAGCGGCTATATCCAATGGCTAGGTTGGCTGTGAATGTTTCTAGACGTCTCAATGTTACCGGGACGGAAAATATACCGGCTGGTCCTGCGGTGATAGCGGCCAATCACAGTAGTATATTTGATCCGTTATATTTGGCGCTAGCCTATTACGAGGAAACACAAGAACCTTTGCGGTTTTTGGCGAAAAGAGGTTATTTTGATGGCAAAGGTACTGATGATAAAGGAAAATTTGGTCAGGTAGTCAAATTTGTGATGAACGCCACGGGTCAAATCCCAGTTGATCGTGGCGGACGAGGCAATGGCGGCGCAGCACTCGATGCTGCCGTGCAGGCTTTGACTAATGACGAACATGCAATCGGGATATTCCCCGAGGGAACTTTGGCTGAACCGGGCAAACAGGCGCGATTCCATGCCGGGGCGGCGCAGATCGCCTTGCGAGCCAATGTACCACTCGTGCCAGTAGCGATTACGCCAGATCGTGATACTAACGGCGAGCTGAAACCAGATGGTTGGCTATCAGCTATAAACGTGAGATTCGGCGAACCGGTAGATACCGAATCGCACAGTAACGGCTTGCACCATATACACCAATCGGCCGCAGAAGCTAGATTTGTCACCACTGATTTAGAGGCTAGTTTGGCAGCGCTGACTGGTTACACGCGAACCGGAGCATTTGCAAAACCAGGTGAATTACGGCGCCGTCATAGTCGCCGCCAGCGCTGA
- the atpC gene encoding ATP synthase F1 subunit epsilon: protein MLQLQLITLLGQKMDEEVYEVILPTTIGEISVFPGHEPLVSLAKAGVIAVRRQKTDPDTALEYFATSGGIIEIDPGRVRVLVDEADHGDDIIEAESQKALERALQMRDNAADQVELEKATQLIDRHQTRLKVAGLRRHQTRTRFK, encoded by the coding sequence ATGCTACAACTGCAACTCATTACCCTACTCGGCCAAAAGATGGACGAGGAGGTTTATGAGGTAATTTTGCCGACTACGATCGGTGAGATATCGGTTTTTCCTGGCCATGAGCCGCTAGTTAGTCTAGCAAAAGCTGGTGTAATTGCAGTGAGACGGCAAAAGACCGATCCCGACACGGCACTAGAGTATTTTGCGACCAGCGGTGGTATAATTGAGATCGATCCTGGACGGGTAAGAGTGCTAGTCGACGAAGCTGACCATGGTGATGACATCATCGAAGCCGAAAGCCAAAAGGCGCTCGAACGCGCGCTCCAGATGCGTGACAATGCCGCTGATCAGGTCGAGCTAGAGAAAGCTACGCAGCTGATCGATCGCCATCAGACTCGTCTCAAGGTGGCTGGACTACGTCGCCATCAAACGCGAACCAGATTCAAATAA
- the atpD gene encoding F0F1 ATP synthase subunit beta: MTKKQGEIIQIVGVVVDAEFEKDALPAIYDALTVDIDKRTITLEVAQHLSETTVRAIALSSTDGLTRGAKVTATGAPISVPVGEATMGRMFNVVGDPIDGGAELPDVERMPIHRDPPPLVDQSNKTEILETGIKVIDLIAPIAKGGKVGLFGGAGVGKTVLIQELINNIAKFHSGNSVFAGVGERTREGNDLYHEMKDSGVLDKTSLVFGQMNEPPGARLRVALTGLAMAEKFRDEGKDVLLFIDNIFRFTQAGSEVSALLGRMPSAVGYQPNLQQEMGALQERITSTREGSVTSVQAVYVPADDLTDPAPAATFSHLDSTIVLNRALTEIGIYPAVDPLDSSSTILDPEIVGDKHYKVAREAQRILQEYKDLQDIIAILGMEELSDEQKQTVARARRLQRYFSQPMHVAEIFTGQPGAYVKLSDTVDDVAAILDGKLDAKPEDWFYMAGALKDKKDKPEKK, from the coding sequence ATGACTAAAAAACAAGGTGAAATTATCCAGATCGTCGGTGTGGTGGTCGATGCGGAATTTGAAAAAGACGCTTTGCCGGCAATTTACGATGCATTAACCGTTGATATTGATAAACGGACAATTACGCTCGAGGTAGCACAGCACCTGAGTGAAACGACAGTGCGCGCCATTGCCCTATCGAGTACCGATGGGCTGACGCGTGGCGCCAAAGTTACCGCGACCGGCGCGCCGATTTCGGTGCCAGTCGGCGAAGCCACCATGGGACGCATGTTTAACGTGGTCGGTGATCCGATCGACGGTGGCGCAGAACTGCCTGATGTCGAACGGATGCCGATTCACCGTGATCCACCACCGCTGGTTGATCAGTCGAACAAAACCGAGATCCTCGAAACTGGTATCAAGGTTATCGACCTGATTGCGCCGATCGCTAAAGGCGGCAAAGTTGGTCTGTTTGGTGGTGCTGGCGTCGGCAAAACTGTCTTGATCCAGGAACTCATCAACAACATTGCTAAATTTCATAGCGGTAACTCAGTATTTGCCGGTGTCGGTGAGCGTACCCGCGAAGGTAACGATCTCTATCACGAAATGAAAGATTCGGGCGTGCTCGACAAAACTTCGCTAGTCTTTGGTCAGATGAACGAGCCACCTGGAGCGCGTTTACGCGTGGCGTTGACCGGTCTCGCTATGGCCGAGAAATTCCGTGACGAGGGCAAAGACGTGCTATTATTTATTGACAATATTTTCCGCTTTACACAGGCTGGGTCCGAAGTCTCGGCCTTGCTCGGTCGTATGCCGAGCGCGGTGGGTTATCAGCCAAACTTGCAACAGGAAATGGGCGCCCTGCAGGAACGCATTACCTCGACGCGCGAAGGTTCTGTTACCTCTGTTCAGGCGGTCTATGTGCCGGCTGACGACTTGACCGACCCGGCACCAGCCGCGACCTTCTCTCACCTCGACTCGACGATCGTGTTGAACCGGGCCTTGACGGAAATTGGTATTTATCCAGCGGTCGACCCACTCGATTCGAGCTCGACCATTCTCGACCCAGAAATCGTCGGCGACAAACATTACAAAGTTGCTCGCGAAGCTCAGCGTATCCTGCAGGAATACAAAGATCTCCAAGACATCATCGCGATTCTCGGTATGGAGGAACTATCGGACGAGCAAAAGCAAACTGTAGCGCGGGCGCGTCGCTTGCAACGCTACTTCTCGCAGCCGATGCACGTGGCCGAGATCTTTACCGGTCAACCAGGTGCTTATGTCAAACTGAGCGACACAGTTGATGACGTGGCGGCGATCCTCGATGGTAAATTAGACGCCAAGCCAGAAGATTGGTTCTATATGGCCGGCGCACTAAAAGACAAGAAAGATAAGCCGGAGAAGAAATAA